In uncultured Fibrobacter sp., a single genomic region encodes these proteins:
- a CDS encoding sulfatase-like hydrolase/transferase, translating into MRLLKNPYLVMAIVALLVQSVLLAFFYSLPDPLGLSMSEMFEGKTLWQIFMAFGAILVMAALFGFARAPRGLAVFYALYFFVAIVDYDVFRFSHQRLSFSFLRTYFHISNITDATTVSTLGGDLLGTVLWVSMAALCFVGAIAFIVVYTLRLRKLRRSHALDNRKPVSRKIPWIMFAVGMALSLTPLVLFLTGARGWIEIPLIHTKVEMRFTLGKHTLTAPILHIAAVETFEFIHDNTKITDELVGDLDAFLSKDFVAGRSNALELPMYRSAPTHEYKAKRPYNIVFIMGESFKGRVFNKMLDGDTAIAPNILKLAKGGYYPKDSTGEILGGGLWFKNAFSGGYPTVRGTMATYMGFPSHPNRDVPSFYAANKFKGWPEFLTNYQKKYMTVSNPIFDHTLPFIEKFFGKNWFLPQEVTLAGTVDSLGVNKALELLNTQPTDSSWLLVFNTISSHIPFYNYPDSFAEKPDDAMVRYRNAVRYTDKQLGRFFEALSARPDFDKTVVFVLGDHDTPVDSVDYLVPQPLGLSASQIFVGIFSADTALFNGLTVREDVASQLDLGPTIFDLAQVREPNHFWGYDLLTQERPAEQPSVFFSQNSYYLGFRDHVLAGGLENEDVYRAASGGESPYALTTESADLEWKKRAVGAAKAVRSVLRNDIMMP; encoded by the coding sequence GTGCGTTTGCTGAAAAATCCCTACCTTGTGATGGCGATTGTCGCCCTGCTGGTGCAGAGCGTGTTGCTGGCGTTTTTCTACAGCCTGCCGGATCCTCTTGGGTTGTCCATGTCCGAAATGTTCGAGGGCAAGACCCTTTGGCAGATTTTCATGGCATTCGGTGCGATTCTCGTGATGGCGGCTTTGTTCGGCTTTGCGCGTGCGCCTCGCGGGCTTGCTGTTTTCTATGCGCTCTATTTCTTTGTGGCGATTGTCGACTACGACGTATTCCGTTTTTCGCACCAACGTCTTTCTTTTTCTTTCTTGCGCACGTATTTCCATATTTCGAACATTACCGATGCCACTACGGTTTCGACGTTGGGTGGCGACTTGCTCGGGACGGTTCTCTGGGTGTCGATGGCTGCGCTCTGCTTTGTAGGAGCGATTGCTTTTATTGTTGTCTATACGCTTCGGTTGCGTAAACTTCGCCGTTCGCACGCCCTCGACAATCGGAAACCGGTGTCCAGAAAAATTCCTTGGATCATGTTCGCGGTTGGCATGGCGTTGTCGCTGACACCGTTGGTGTTGTTCCTTACGGGGGCTCGCGGGTGGATAGAAATTCCGCTGATTCACACGAAGGTGGAAATGCGTTTCACTTTGGGCAAGCATACGCTTACAGCTCCGATACTCCATATAGCGGCTGTGGAAACTTTTGAGTTCATCCACGATAATACTAAAATCACCGATGAACTGGTTGGCGATTTGGACGCCTTCTTGTCTAAGGATTTTGTTGCAGGTCGCAGTAATGCCTTGGAACTTCCCATGTACCGCAGTGCTCCGACGCATGAATACAAGGCGAAAAGGCCTTACAACATCGTGTTCATCATGGGCGAATCGTTCAAGGGGCGTGTTTTCAACAAGATGCTCGACGGTGATACGGCCATTGCCCCTAATATTTTGAAACTGGCAAAAGGCGGTTATTATCCCAAGGATTCTACAGGAGAAATTCTCGGTGGCGGACTTTGGTTCAAGAACGCCTTTAGCGGAGGCTACCCGACAGTGCGCGGCACTATGGCGACCTATATGGGGTTCCCCTCGCATCCGAACCGCGATGTTCCCAGTTTTTATGCGGCAAACAAGTTCAAGGGCTGGCCGGAATTCCTGACAAATTATCAAAAAAAGTACATGACGGTATCGAACCCGATTTTTGACCACACGTTACCCTTTATCGAAAAGTTCTTTGGCAAGAACTGGTTTTTGCCTCAAGAGGTGACGCTTGCTGGCACTGTCGATAGCTTGGGCGTGAACAAGGCACTGGAATTGCTGAATACACAGCCGACGGATAGTTCGTGGCTTCTTGTTTTCAATACGATTTCGTCCCACATTCCTTTCTACAACTATCCGGATAGTTTTGCGGAAAAGCCTGACGATGCCATGGTGCGGTACCGTAATGCGGTTCGCTACACCGACAAACAGCTGGGCCGCTTCTTTGAGGCTCTTTCTGCTCGCCCTGATTTTGATAAAACGGTGGTGTTTGTCTTGGGAGACCACGATACTCCGGTAGATTCGGTGGATTACCTGGTCCCGCAGCCGCTGGGCCTTTCGGCTTCCCAGATTTTTGTCGGGATTTTCTCGGCCGATACGGCTCTCTTTAACGGGCTTACCGTTCGCGAAGATGTGGCCTCGCAGCTAGATCTGGGGCCGACGATTTTTGACCTGGCGCAGGTTCGCGAACCGAACCATTTCTGGGGATACGACTTGCTCACTCAGGAACGCCCCGCGGAACAGCCTTCGGTGTTCTTCTCCCAGAACTCCTACTACCTGGGTTTCCGTGACCACGTGCTTGCGGGTGGCCTTGAAAACGAAGATGTTTACCGAGCCGCATCCGGTGGCGAAAGCCCTTATGCGCTTACGACTGAATCGGCCGACCTTGAATGGAAAAAGAGGGCTGTGGGGGCTGCGAAAGCCGTACGCTCCGTACTCCGCAACGACATCATGATGCCGTAA
- a CDS encoding MMPL family transporter, giving the protein MTTKKSLQEKFSAWYIPLICKHQFKALAFYFLLAVLCAFPIFVKPGLRLDADLSHLLPDDTPSVLALQESYQRFGSTDRFTIAIQSEDAEIVAAMQDSIEQYIHSRWQGDFVSTQKDEDNQFFKDNALLYLPIFHLERIRNNLEDLQLEIGRKNGPLVVDLLGEAPAETTEKKERIWFDENLPQELGLPDEAIGAFASFIKKAKLGSAQDQKDEWHPKDPVPDHLKSRLIGCPHPDSTGKILFNGVVNAKLIKPSTDYEFVTHILARTDTLLQHFNGKTFAVPTRFTVDGTYEGLKEVDEVANDSIFSFGISLVLIILLTSYFFRGIKGPILVTGSVLYACIPTFAFTALFYGKLNPFTVFVASIILGIGIDYSIHMLGTAQKLLREKASLEEVLEEAQKRMLKPFILASFTTIAAFLTLLAAHFKGFYEFGVVASAGVFFSMLTSILVLPVFIKCMGGIPKAPDNSFFPKAWTEAKILKFFKTAAIVGFVLGAISLYFAPQVDFEHDLKNLRRASTVKTVQHNKISTKVTRASYKAKTSTPAAVMGSKTSQLDRLYDTLMYRLNVEKDSMLGSFITLKSFIPPKDSQEARLEIIEEIRDLVEARIFDRAEGEDSVNIANLRKLAMVEKTFAPEDLPSWILDIVREKDGSYGKIGFIYGDFPSWDAKALHRFQERYGHWNFDGEKLRTFSSQFILSDVISSVKEDSFNLAIVIILVIFGTLLISFRKPKIFLVGCIPFGMGVLLTLGLLGFLNGTFDYGKISIYNVIVIPMALGIGIDATIHLVTAWNSDKTMTLRRLMDTTARNVMASSLTTIAGFVGFLFTTHKGLKGIGDLACMSIFMFLLASVVFSMFLCGKILKKE; this is encoded by the coding sequence ATGACTACAAAGAAATCCTTGCAAGAAAAATTTTCAGCGTGGTACATTCCGCTGATTTGTAAGCATCAATTCAAGGCATTGGCTTTCTATTTCCTGCTTGCCGTACTATGCGCATTCCCCATTTTCGTTAAACCCGGTCTTCGACTGGATGCAGATCTTTCTCATTTGCTTCCCGATGACACCCCCAGCGTCCTTGCTCTGCAAGAATCATACCAGCGCTTTGGCAGCACGGACCGCTTCACGATTGCCATTCAGAGCGAAGATGCCGAAATTGTGGCCGCGATGCAGGATTCCATAGAGCAGTACATCCATAGCCGTTGGCAAGGCGATTTCGTGTCAACGCAAAAAGACGAAGACAACCAATTTTTCAAGGACAACGCCCTTCTTTATCTGCCCATATTCCATTTGGAACGCATCCGCAACAATTTGGAAGACCTTCAGTTGGAAATCGGCAGGAAGAATGGTCCTCTTGTCGTGGACTTGTTAGGCGAAGCCCCTGCCGAAACTACTGAAAAAAAAGAACGCATTTGGTTTGATGAAAATTTGCCGCAGGAGCTCGGCCTTCCGGACGAAGCCATTGGCGCGTTCGCTTCATTCATTAAAAAGGCCAAGCTTGGTTCCGCCCAGGACCAAAAAGATGAATGGCATCCGAAAGATCCTGTACCGGACCACCTGAAATCACGCCTCATCGGTTGCCCGCATCCCGACAGTACGGGAAAGATATTGTTTAACGGTGTCGTGAACGCTAAACTCATCAAGCCGTCTACGGATTACGAATTCGTCACCCACATTCTTGCGCGTACGGACACCCTCCTTCAGCATTTCAACGGAAAGACCTTCGCCGTTCCCACCCGCTTTACTGTGGATGGAACATACGAAGGCCTCAAGGAAGTTGACGAAGTTGCCAACGACAGTATTTTCTCCTTTGGCATCAGTTTGGTTCTGATCATACTTCTTACCTCGTATTTCTTTAGAGGAATCAAGGGACCGATTCTTGTAACCGGCTCCGTGCTATACGCCTGCATTCCGACATTCGCCTTTACCGCCCTCTTCTACGGAAAACTGAATCCGTTTACGGTTTTTGTCGCATCCATCATCCTGGGGATAGGTATTGACTACTCCATCCACATGCTGGGAACCGCGCAAAAGTTACTGCGCGAAAAAGCATCCTTGGAAGAAGTTCTCGAAGAAGCCCAAAAGCGCATGCTAAAACCGTTTATCTTGGCAAGCTTTACCACCATCGCCGCGTTCCTCACCTTGCTTGCGGCGCACTTCAAGGGTTTCTATGAATTTGGTGTCGTTGCATCTGCAGGTGTTTTCTTCAGCATGCTCACATCCATTTTGGTTCTCCCGGTATTCATCAAGTGCATGGGTGGCATTCCCAAGGCTCCGGACAACAGTTTCTTCCCGAAAGCCTGGACAGAAGCCAAAATCCTTAAGTTCTTCAAAACAGCCGCCATCGTCGGATTTGTTCTGGGAGCAATATCCCTCTACTTTGCCCCGCAGGTGGATTTTGAACACGACCTTAAAAACCTTCGTCGCGCTTCCACGGTAAAGACGGTCCAGCACAACAAGATTTCCACAAAAGTGACCCGAGCAAGTTACAAGGCCAAGACCTCCACGCCGGCAGCGGTCATGGGCTCGAAGACGTCGCAGCTTGACCGCCTCTACGATACGCTGATGTACCGTCTCAACGTAGAAAAGGATTCCATGCTGGGCAGTTTTATAACGCTCAAGAGTTTCATTCCACCTAAGGATTCACAGGAAGCACGTCTCGAAATCATCGAGGAAATTCGCGATTTGGTAGAGGCTCGCATATTTGACCGCGCCGAAGGGGAAGATTCCGTCAACATCGCCAATTTAAGGAAACTGGCAATGGTCGAGAAGACCTTCGCTCCCGAGGATCTTCCCAGTTGGATTCTGGATATTGTCCGCGAAAAGGACGGTTCCTACGGCAAGATCGGCTTTATCTATGGCGATTTCCCCAGTTGGGACGCAAAAGCATTACACCGTTTCCAGGAACGCTACGGGCACTGGAATTTTGACGGCGAAAAGCTCCGTACATTCTCCTCGCAGTTCATTCTTTCCGATGTGATTTCTTCCGTGAAAGAAGACAGTTTCAACTTGGCAATCGTAATCATCCTCGTTATTTTCGGAACGCTCCTCATATCGTTCCGAAAACCCAAAATTTTCCTTGTGGGTTGCATTCCCTTTGGCATGGGAGTACTCCTTACTTTAGGATTGCTAGGCTTCCTCAACGGGACATTTGACTACGGCAAGATAAGTATTTACAACGTGATTGTGATTCCGATGGCATTGGGTATCGGCATTGACGCCACGATTCACCTCGTGACGGCCTGGAATTCCGATAAGACCATGACGCTTCGCAGGTTGATGGATACAACAGCACGAAACGTGATGGCCAGTTCCTTGACGACTATTGCGGGTTTCGTGGGATTCCTCTTTACGACACATAAAGGATTGAAGGGTATTGGCGACCTTGCTTGTATGAGTATATTCATGTTCCTTTTAGCAAGCGTTGTCTTCTCTATGTTCCTGTGCGGCAAGATCCTAAAAAAGGAATAG
- a CDS encoding glycosyltransferase family 4 protein yields the protein MKIMIVLNRIARGGGENVAVQLANQFSRMGHEIFFVSNKDRNNISDFYPIEEKVHIFPCFRHFFPFKIFSLRRAIKKENPDIIIGIMPDSTFYTYLAALGLHKIIISSDHSSFEKNPYSQRHLFPYLLKFYFNAVYDCVTVLTKTDYNLVVKKFRKTVVMPNPLSMPPAKSICPNKKKRILAAGRLNIWQCKGFDILIRAWARIHEKYPDWVVEIAGEGETGREYLEGLIAENHLENQVVLSGFHLNIKDFFSDSEIFVLSSRYEGFGMVLIEAMSQGAACIACDYKGRQREIIQDDSQGLCVECENEEALANALSRMIDDENYRKQVQENGWKRSQDFTPDKIGENWMRLLEELLERRSRT from the coding sequence ATGAAAATCATGATTGTCCTTAACCGAATCGCCCGTGGTGGCGGGGAAAATGTGGCTGTTCAACTTGCCAATCAATTTTCCCGAATGGGACACGAGATTTTTTTCGTAAGCAACAAAGATCGAAACAACATCTCTGATTTTTATCCCATTGAGGAAAAGGTTCATATCTTCCCCTGTTTTCGTCATTTTTTCCCTTTTAAAATTTTTAGCCTTCGGCGTGCCATAAAAAAAGAGAATCCTGACATCATCATCGGGATTATGCCGGATTCTACTTTTTATACCTACTTGGCTGCTTTAGGTCTCCACAAGATAATCATTTCGTCGGACCACAGTTCGTTTGAAAAAAATCCTTATTCTCAAAGGCATCTATTCCCTTACCTCCTCAAATTCTACTTCAATGCCGTTTACGACTGCGTTACCGTTTTGACAAAAACAGACTATAATCTTGTCGTAAAGAAGTTCCGGAAAACAGTGGTGATGCCAAACCCTCTTTCTATGCCGCCAGCAAAAAGCATTTGCCCGAATAAGAAAAAGCGGATTCTTGCTGCCGGGCGACTGAATATTTGGCAATGCAAAGGGTTCGATATACTCATCAGGGCTTGGGCTCGAATCCATGAAAAATATCCTGACTGGGTCGTAGAAATTGCTGGTGAAGGTGAAACTGGACGTGAGTATTTGGAAGGCCTTATTGCCGAAAACCATTTGGAAAATCAAGTTGTTCTTTCGGGATTCCACTTGAATATCAAAGATTTCTTCAGTGACTCCGAAATATTTGTTCTCAGTAGTCGTTATGAAGGATTCGGTATGGTTCTCATCGAAGCCATGTCGCAAGGTGCGGCCTGCATCGCTTGTGATTATAAGGGCCGCCAGAGGGAAATCATCCAGGACGATTCTCAAGGTTTATGCGTAGAATGTGAAAACGAGGAAGCCTTGGCAAATGCCCTTTCGAGAATGATTGACGACGAAAATTACCGTAAGCAAGTCCAAGAAAATGGATGGAAGCGTTCCCAGGACTTCACTCCAGATAAGATTGGAGAGAACTGGATGCGCCTCCTTGAAGAATTGCTGGAGCGCCGGTCACGCACTTAA